In one window of Ruminococcus hominis DNA:
- a CDS encoding AraC family transcriptional regulator → MSDLLFSVFPNENFVDLGLYQYGWEQCAPAHSFGPAARNHYIFHYVISGTGTLHADDENGNTLTWQVKSGQGFMLFPGQVTTYIADSTLPWEYTWVEFDGLRARAIVTTAGLSLNHPVYHASSKELRNQMMEEMLYLSRHPEESPFHLIGHLYLFLDYFMRSAATVHVKQNGSIRDFYVKEALSYIEQNFQNDISVEDISASCGLNRSYFGKIFHDTIGRSPQEFLIRYRMTKAAELLKLTSLSIADIGNAVGYPNQLHFSRAFKNVYGVSPKNWRNENKLEPDRDGV, encoded by the coding sequence ATGAGCGATTTACTTTTTTCCGTATTCCCAAATGAAAATTTTGTTGATCTTGGATTATATCAATATGGATGGGAACAATGTGCACCGGCACATTCTTTTGGTCCTGCCGCAAGAAATCATTACATTTTCCATTATGTAATTTCCGGAACAGGAACATTACACGCAGATGACGAAAACGGAAACACCCTCACTTGGCAGGTAAAAAGCGGACAAGGCTTCATGCTTTTCCCCGGACAGGTTACGACTTATATTGCTGATTCCACGCTTCCGTGGGAATACACCTGGGTAGAATTCGATGGTCTTCGTGCCCGTGCGATTGTTACAACCGCAGGTCTGAGCCTGAATCATCCGGTTTATCATGCCAGTTCAAAAGAACTTCGCAATCAGATGATGGAAGAAATGCTTTATCTAAGTCGGCATCCTGAAGAATCCCCATTTCATTTGATCGGACACCTATATCTGTTTTTAGATTATTTTATGCGTTCTGCTGCAACAGTTCACGTAAAGCAAAACGGAAGTATTCGGGACTTTTATGTCAAAGAAGCTCTTTCTTATATCGAGCAGAATTTTCAAAATGATATTTCTGTAGAAGATATTTCCGCTTCCTGCGGATTGAATCGAAGCTATTTCGGAAAGATCTTTCATGATACAATTGGACGTTCCCCTCAGGAATTTCTGATTAGATATCGCATGACCAAAGCTGCCGAGCTTTTAAAACTCACTTCACTCTCAATCGCAGATATTGGAAATGCAGTAGGATATCCGAATCAGCTACATTTTTCACGTGCATTTAAAAATGTTTATGGGGTATCACCAAAAAACTGGAGAAATGAAAATAAATTAGAGCCAGATAGGGACGGAGTTTAG
- a CDS encoding ABC transporter substrate-binding protein, whose protein sequence is MYKKSNRIICIGLMFCMTSAMILGGCGQKSDSSGKIEIELVQYKPEAVKTYEKIEEEFNATHDDIHLTIESPNDAMTVLKTRFIREDAPDIIGIGGDVNFSNFIDSDMLMDISDYEGLDSIKQAYLDIDKALEFVPEDGVYAVPYVANAAGVLYNREMFKEHGWEIPETWDEFVALCDQIQSEGIQPLYFGFKDTWTCLAPWNAIAVDLAPADVCSQVNKGETTFSEEYVEVAEKIKALLEYGPKDPFAYDYNGACTAFANGESAMYTIGSYAIPQIQTVNPDMDIDSFVMPANDDASENKLNSGVDLQFSVMKDCKNKEAAYEVLDFLLKDENVQSYLDEQKAVPCKEGDFELASTLDGVKSFIEEGRMADYQDHYYPSEMSVDAQIQTFLMKGDVDAFLTKFDKDWKRYNRDIIRKVEDYEKEHANED, encoded by the coding sequence ATGTATAAGAAGAGCAATCGAATCATCTGCATAGGACTGATGTTTTGCATGACTTCGGCAATGATACTTGGAGGCTGTGGACAGAAGAGCGATAGCAGTGGAAAAATAGAAATCGAGCTTGTGCAGTATAAACCGGAAGCGGTGAAAACATATGAAAAAATTGAAGAAGAATTCAATGCAACTCATGATGATATTCATTTAACAATTGAATCTCCGAATGATGCGATGACAGTACTTAAGACACGTTTTATCCGAGAGGACGCACCGGATATTATTGGAATCGGAGGAGACGTCAATTTTTCTAACTTTATTGATTCTGATATGCTGATGGACATTTCAGATTATGAAGGGCTGGATTCTATCAAACAGGCATATTTGGACATCGACAAGGCACTTGAATTTGTGCCGGAGGATGGTGTATATGCTGTGCCATATGTGGCAAATGCAGCAGGAGTTTTGTATAACCGAGAAATGTTTAAGGAACATGGATGGGAAATTCCGGAAACGTGGGATGAATTTGTTGCTCTCTGTGATCAGATTCAGAGTGAAGGAATCCAGCCATTGTATTTTGGATTCAAAGATACGTGGACATGTCTTGCACCTTGGAATGCGATTGCGGTGGATCTTGCACCGGCAGATGTCTGCAGCCAGGTGAATAAAGGGGAGACAACATTTTCAGAAGAATACGTAGAAGTGGCGGAAAAGATAAAAGCACTGCTTGAATATGGACCAAAAGATCCTTTCGCTTATGATTACAATGGAGCTTGTACAGCATTTGCAAATGGAGAATCTGCAATGTATACAATCGGAAGTTATGCAATCCCACAGATTCAGACAGTAAATCCGGACATGGATATCGATTCCTTTGTAATGCCTGCCAATGATGATGCGTCGGAGAATAAATTGAATTCCGGTGTCGATCTTCAGTTCAGTGTTATGAAAGACTGTAAGAATAAAGAAGCAGCATATGAAGTACTTGATTTTCTTTTGAAAGACGAAAATGTACAGAGTTATCTGGATGAACAGAAAGCAGTTCCTTGTAAAGAAGGAGATTTTGAACTTGCTTCAACACTTGATGGAGTGAAATCTTTTATAGAAGAAGGACGAATGGCAGATTATCAGGATCACTATTATCCTTCAGAGATGTCAGTAGATGCACAGATTCAGACATTCCTTATGAAGGGGGATGTAGATGCATTCTTAACAAAGTTTGATAAAGACTGGAAGAGATATAACCGTGATATCATCCGTAAAGTTGAAGACTATGAGAAAGAACATGCAAACGAAGATTAA
- a CDS encoding carbohydrate ABC transporter permease has translation MSGRKKTFLLITIPIVALFFCFNTLPLIKGVIYSFTNFKGYGSFDWVGLRNYQDLFTDSRVGGSYLFTFKLAIVATIVTNVISLILALGLNSKIKFKSAFRGAYFIPNVLGALVVGYIFNYFFTYILPAFGEMIGSETLSSSMLSSTKLAWIAVVIVCAWQAIAMNTIIYISGLQTVPEDVYEAGAIDGATGWNKFKHLTFPLIIPFFSINMVLCVKNFLMVFDQIMALTKGGPAQSTESISYLIYNNGMSGGQFGFQSANAVIFFIVIVVISVLQMTITGKKEEQL, from the coding sequence ATGAGTGGAAGAAAAAAGACATTTCTTCTGATTACGATTCCAATCGTGGCACTGTTTTTCTGTTTTAATACATTGCCATTGATCAAAGGTGTGATTTATAGTTTTACAAATTTTAAAGGCTATGGAAGTTTTGACTGGGTAGGTCTTAGAAATTATCAGGATTTGTTTACAGACAGCAGAGTCGGAGGATCTTATCTGTTTACATTTAAATTAGCAATCGTAGCTACAATTGTAACAAATGTAATCAGTCTGATCCTGGCACTTGGACTGAACAGCAAAATTAAATTTAAGAGTGCATTTCGTGGTGCATACTTTATTCCAAATGTTCTAGGAGCGTTGGTTGTAGGATATATTTTCAATTACTTCTTCACATACATTCTTCCGGCTTTCGGGGAAATGATTGGAAGTGAGACACTTTCTTCCAGCATGCTGTCCAGTACAAAACTGGCATGGATCGCAGTCGTAATTGTATGTGCATGGCAGGCGATTGCAATGAATACAATCATTTACATTTCAGGACTTCAGACAGTTCCGGAAGATGTTTACGAAGCAGGAGCAATTGATGGTGCAACAGGATGGAATAAGTTCAAGCATCTGACATTCCCGCTTATTATTCCATTCTTCAGCATTAACATGGTGCTTTGCGTGAAAAACTTTCTGATGGTATTTGATCAGATTATGGCATTGACAAAGGGCGGTCCGGCGCAGAGTACAGAATCCATTTCTTATCTGATTTATAACAATGGTATGAGCGGCGGTCAGTTTGGATTCCAGAGTGCAAACGCAGTGATATTCTTTATTGTTATTGTTGTAATTTCTGTATTACAGATGACGATCACAGGGAAAAAGGAGGAGCAGCTGTAA
- a CDS encoding carbohydrate ABC transporter permease: MEKMKIKERVNWPVTILLLLGLLTVAFPLYMTIVIALKKPSEMTNSISGILSLPSHFSLENFAEAMRVTDFWHSLGNSVLITLVTVVLSILIHSLLGYAIGRNKKSKFYKLIYFYVVSGMFVPFAILMMPVVKQTAQMGLANRAGVIILYVVFYMPMNVLLYSGYLTNIPLALEEAACVDGASTWKTYWKIVFPIMKPMHATVAVLTALGTWNDVMTPLVIMSGSGSGNTLPLAQLTFQTQFGTNYNLAFASYLLALLPILVFYLICQKHILNGVVNGAVK, encoded by the coding sequence ATGGAAAAAATGAAAATAAAAGAACGGGTAAATTGGCCGGTAACAATTTTACTTTTACTTGGGTTGCTCACAGTTGCATTTCCATTGTATATGACAATTGTAATTGCATTGAAGAAACCTTCTGAGATGACAAATAGCATCAGCGGAATCCTTTCGTTGCCAAGTCATTTTAGTCTGGAAAATTTTGCAGAGGCAATGCGGGTGACAGATTTCTGGCATTCGCTTGGAAACAGTGTGCTTATCACGCTTGTAACAGTTGTACTTTCCATTCTGATTCATTCTCTTCTCGGATATGCAATCGGAAGAAATAAAAAGAGTAAATTTTATAAATTGATCTATTTCTATGTTGTCAGCGGAATGTTTGTTCCATTTGCAATTTTGATGATGCCTGTTGTAAAGCAGACAGCACAGATGGGGCTGGCGAATAGAGCAGGAGTTATTATTCTGTATGTTGTATTCTATATGCCGATGAATGTGTTGCTTTATTCCGGATATCTGACGAATATCCCGTTGGCATTGGAAGAGGCAGCCTGCGTGGATGGTGCAAGCACATGGAAAACTTATTGGAAAATTGTATTTCCAATTATGAAACCAATGCATGCGACAGTTGCAGTTCTGACAGCACTCGGTACATGGAACGATGTAATGACACCACTTGTAATTATGTCAGGCTCAGGAAGCGGAAATACACTGCCATTGGCACAGTTGACCTTCCAGACACAGTTTGGAACAAACTATAATCTGGCATTTGCATCTTATCTGTTGGCATTGCTTCCGATTCTGGTATTCTATCTGATTTGTCAGAAGCATATCCTCAATGGAGTTGTAAACGGAGCGGTGAAATAA
- a CDS encoding alpha-galactosidase: MGIIYCEKDRTFTLQTKNTTYQMQVDQYGFLLHLYYGKKTEGCMDYLLTHYDRGFSGNPYDAGEDRTYSMDVLPQEFPCYGNGDFRSTAFVVENADGSMSCDLRYKSHTILKGKYNLKGLPAVYASDEEAQTLEILMEDPVTGVMVILLYGVLSELDIITRSVCIKNESNGKIYLNKIESASLDFLYGDYELLTFYGRHAMERNVQRVPVVHGTQKIGSVRGTSSHQYNPMMILAERETTEDKGNCYAMSFVYSGCFQGEVLKDQLNQTRMMLGLQEEAFRYPLEKNEMFKAPEVILSYSSRGMNQLSQNLHQCIRKHICRGKYKEQVRPVLINSWEASYFDFTGDTIYELAKAAKEVNIDMLVMDDGWFGKRDDDNSGLGDWFVNEKKLGGTLGNLIERINDLGVKFGIWIEPEMVSEDSELYRKHPDWALTIPGRRPVRSRNQLVLDFSRKEVVDEIYSQICKVLDQGNIEYVKWDMNRSLMDIYSATTKDQGRVLHDYVLGLYDFLERLVQRYPNLLIEGCSGGGGRFDAGMMYYTPQIWCSDNTDAIDRLQIQYGTSFGYPVSVVGSHVSAVPNHQTGRKTPLHTRGVVAMSGTFGYELNLMNLSEEEKQEIREQIAEYKSYAPIIQNGLYYRLSNPTEEEICAWEYVYTDEKEQSKVLLNIVMQAIHGNMTVNYVKLQGLEEAAVYREEKSGKRYTGSALMYGGMPLPVELGEYQAYQYCFVRE, encoded by the coding sequence ATGGGAATTATATATTGCGAGAAAGATAGGACATTTACATTACAGACAAAAAATACGACATATCAGATGCAGGTGGACCAATATGGATTTTTGCTTCATCTGTATTATGGAAAAAAGACAGAAGGATGTATGGATTATCTTCTGACACATTATGACAGAGGATTTTCGGGAAATCCGTATGATGCAGGAGAAGATCGTACTTATTCTATGGACGTACTTCCGCAGGAGTTTCCTTGCTATGGAAATGGCGATTTCAGAAGCACCGCATTTGTAGTTGAAAATGCAGACGGAAGCATGAGCTGTGATCTTCGATACAAGAGTCATACAATCCTTAAGGGAAAATATAATCTGAAAGGACTTCCGGCAGTTTATGCAAGTGATGAAGAAGCACAGACACTGGAAATTTTGATGGAAGATCCGGTGACAGGAGTTATGGTGATTCTGCTTTATGGTGTTCTTTCAGAGTTGGATATTATTACAAGAAGTGTGTGCATAAAAAATGAAAGTAATGGGAAAATCTATCTGAACAAAATAGAGTCTGCAAGTTTAGATTTCCTTTATGGAGATTATGAACTTCTAACATTTTATGGTAGACATGCGATGGAGCGAAATGTCCAGAGAGTTCCGGTAGTGCATGGAACACAGAAAATCGGAAGTGTCAGGGGGACTTCCAGCCATCAGTATAATCCGATGATGATCCTTGCTGAGAGAGAAACGACAGAAGATAAAGGAAACTGTTATGCGATGTCCTTTGTATACAGTGGATGCTTCCAAGGGGAAGTGTTAAAGGATCAATTAAATCAGACGAGAATGATGCTTGGACTTCAGGAGGAAGCTTTTCGTTATCCGCTAGAGAAAAATGAGATGTTCAAGGCACCGGAAGTAATCTTATCCTATTCTTCACGAGGAATGAACCAATTATCTCAGAATCTGCATCAGTGTATCAGAAAGCACATTTGCAGAGGAAAATATAAAGAGCAGGTTCGTCCTGTATTGATCAATAGCTGGGAAGCGTCTTACTTTGATTTTACGGGAGATACAATCTATGAGCTTGCAAAAGCAGCAAAAGAAGTAAACATTGATATGCTTGTTATGGATGATGGTTGGTTTGGAAAACGTGATGATGACAACAGCGGACTGGGTGACTGGTTTGTGAATGAAAAGAAACTTGGCGGTACACTTGGAAATCTGATTGAGAGAATCAATGATCTTGGTGTGAAGTTTGGTATCTGGATCGAGCCGGAGATGGTTTCAGAAGACAGTGAGCTCTATCGAAAACATCCGGATTGGGCATTGACGATTCCGGGAAGAAGGCCGGTCAGAAGCAGAAATCAGCTCGTACTTGATTTTTCAAGAAAAGAAGTTGTAGATGAAATTTATAGTCAGATTTGCAAGGTATTAGATCAGGGAAATATTGAATATGTAAAATGGGATATGAACCGAAGCTTGATGGACATCTATTCAGCGACTACGAAAGACCAGGGAAGAGTGTTACATGATTATGTGCTGGGACTTTATGATTTTCTGGAGCGTCTTGTACAGAGATATCCGAATCTTTTGATTGAAGGCTGCAGCGGCGGAGGGGGAAGATTTGATGCAGGGATGATGTATTATACTCCGCAAATCTGGTGCAGCGATAATACAGATGCAATTGACAGACTACAAATCCAGTATGGAACATCCTTTGGTTATCCGGTGTCAGTAGTTGGCTCTCATGTATCAGCTGTTCCGAATCATCAGACAGGAAGAAAAACTCCGCTTCATACAAGAGGAGTTGTGGCAATGTCCGGAACCTTTGGATATGAGCTGAATCTTATGAATCTTTCGGAAGAAGAGAAACAGGAGATCAGAGAACAGATTGCAGAATATAAAAGCTATGCGCCAATCATTCAGAACGGATTATATTATCGTTTATCTAATCCGACAGAGGAAGAAATCTGTGCATGGGAGTATGTTTATACTGATGAAAAAGAGCAGAGCAAAGTACTTTTAAATATAGTAATGCAGGCAATCCACGGAAATATGACAGTAAATTATGTTAAGCTTCAAGGACTTGAAGAAGCAGCCGTGTATCGGGAAGAGAAGAGTGGAAAAAGGTATACCGGCTCAGCACTTATGTATGGAGGTATGCCATTGCCTGTGGAATTGGGAGAATATCAGGCATATCAGTATTGTTTTGTGAGGGAATAA
- a CDS encoding amylosucrase, translating to MRNVNNIEKIFTQRMEKHQDELRWLYMELYGNDAMYAELCKQMYDYYSKRGTELKKRDAKKEKNPDWFKEKEMLGMMLYIDNFAGNLKGVEKKLPYLKECNVNCIHLMPFLDTPKGKSDGGYAVADFRKVRPDLGTMKDLARLTEKCHENDMNVCMDFVMNHTSEEHEWAKRARAGEGEYMSRYFFYDNGEIPARYEETVPQVFPTTAPGNFTWLPEIGHYVLTTFYPYQWDLNYRNPRVFNEMMYNFLFLANQGMDIIRIDAVPYIWKELGTSCRNLKEVHTIVRMMRMIAEIVCPSVILLGEVVMEPEKVVPYFGTVEKPECHMLYNVTTMATTWNSIATRDIRLLKKQMDIVSRLPKQYTFLNYLRCHDDIGWGLDFDTMKQWGMEEPSHKRYLNDYFTGKIEGSVSRGELYNDDPVTQDARFCGTTASMCGIEAAGFEGNKEKMQIAIQEDLMLHAYMLTQSGIPMLYSGDELGQVNDYSYKENPEKISDSRYLHRGAFQWKLADKRKDLSTVQGQLFQMLNLLEQIRRQEKIFSQEAEVYTYDVHNDSILGILREYKGERFIALFNFSEREQTAWMQEEGIFRNLVNGEIIEVKDPVLKGYDFVWMK from the coding sequence ATGAGAAATGTGAATAATATAGAAAAAATATTTACGCAGCGTATGGAAAAGCATCAGGATGAACTGCGCTGGCTTTACATGGAGTTGTATGGAAATGATGCAATGTATGCAGAACTTTGTAAGCAGATGTATGATTATTATTCAAAGCGTGGCACAGAATTAAAAAAGAGAGATGCTAAGAAAGAGAAGAATCCTGACTGGTTTAAAGAAAAAGAAATGCTTGGCATGATGTTATACATTGACAACTTTGCCGGCAATCTGAAAGGTGTAGAGAAAAAGTTACCATATTTAAAAGAGTGTAATGTAAATTGTATTCATCTTATGCCATTTTTAGATACTCCGAAAGGAAAATCAGATGGCGGATATGCAGTGGCAGATTTCAGGAAGGTGAGGCCGGATCTGGGAACGATGAAAGATCTGGCAAGATTGACAGAAAAATGTCATGAAAATGATATGAATGTGTGCATGGATTTTGTGATGAATCATACTTCAGAGGAACATGAGTGGGCAAAGCGTGCAAGAGCCGGTGAAGGGGAATATATGAGCCGGTATTTCTTCTATGATAACGGAGAGATTCCAGCAAGATATGAAGAAACGGTTCCACAGGTGTTCCCGACAACAGCACCTGGAAACTTTACATGGCTTCCGGAAATCGGTCATTATGTGCTTACGACATTTTATCCGTATCAATGGGATTTAAATTACCGCAATCCAAGAGTATTTAACGAGATGATGTATAATTTCCTTTTCCTTGCAAACCAAGGAATGGATATCATCCGAATTGATGCAGTTCCATATATCTGGAAAGAACTTGGAACAAGCTGTCGAAATCTGAAAGAAGTACATACAATTGTAAGAATGATGCGCATGATTGCGGAAATCGTCTGCCCGAGTGTGATACTGCTCGGTGAAGTTGTTATGGAGCCGGAAAAAGTGGTACCGTATTTTGGTACAGTCGAAAAACCGGAATGTCATATGTTATATAATGTTACAACAATGGCAACAACGTGGAACAGTATTGCAACAAGAGATATCCGGCTTTTGAAGAAGCAGATGGACATTGTAAGTCGTTTGCCGAAGCAATATACATTTTTAAATTATCTTCGTTGCCATGATGATATTGGCTGGGGACTTGATTTTGATACCATGAAGCAATGGGGAATGGAAGAGCCTTCTCATAAACGTTATCTGAATGATTATTTCACAGGAAAGATAGAAGGAAGTGTCAGCCGCGGAGAATTATATAATGACGATCCTGTAACACAAGATGCAAGATTTTGCGGAACGACAGCGTCTATGTGTGGAATTGAAGCAGCGGGATTTGAAGGCAACAAAGAGAAAATGCAGATAGCGATACAGGAAGATTTGATGTTGCATGCTTATATGTTGACACAGTCGGGAATTCCGATGCTTTATAGTGGAGATGAGTTAGGACAGGTAAATGATTATAGTTATAAAGAAAATCCTGAAAAAATATCTGATTCACGGTATCTCCACAGAGGTGCTTTTCAGTGGAAACTTGCGGACAAGAGGAAAGATCTTTCTACCGTACAGGGACAATTATTCCAGATGTTGAACCTCCTGGAACAGATTAGAAGACAAGAAAAAATCTTTTCTCAGGAAGCGGAAGTGTATACTTATGATGTTCACAATGACAGCATTTTAGGAATACTTAGAGAATATAAGGGCGAGCGTTTCATAGCACTGTTTAATTTCAGTGAGAGAGAGCAGACAGCGTGGATGCAGGAAGAAGGAATTTTCAGAAATCTGGTGAATGGTGAGATTATAGAAGTGAAAGATCCGGTTTTAAAGGGGTATGATTTTGTCTGGATGAAATAG
- a CDS encoding IS3 family transposase, whose protein sequence is MAIKFFYETKNWSINWMCKQLEISRSAYYKWLHREIPEQEAENMKLAELIKEYDECFNHILGYRRMTSWINHFNHTSYNPKRVHRIMKKLGIHSAIRRKKKNYTPSTPESVSENKLGRDFYADAPNKKWTTDVTEFKVPGTNKKLYLSAILDLYDRYPVAYVIGIRNDSRLVFKTFDKALAANPEARPLFHSDRGFQYTSKMFQKKLNEHEIEHSMSRVGHCIDNGPTEGFWGIIKTEMYQMYEITDETSLRFAISDYIKFYSEKRPQDRYHCKTPLEIRTEALSTGQPVEYLIPRNKRIEKYKEKWCA, encoded by the coding sequence ATGGCAATAAAGTTTTTTTATGAAACAAAGAACTGGAGTATTAATTGGATGTGTAAGCAACTTGAAATATCAAGATCTGCCTACTATAAATGGTTGCATCGCGAGATTCCTGAACAAGAAGCAGAAAATATGAAATTGGCAGAACTTATAAAGGAGTATGACGAATGCTTTAATCATATCTTAGGATATAGAAGAATGACTTCATGGATTAACCATTTCAACCATACAAGCTATAATCCTAAACGAGTACATAGAATCATGAAAAAGTTAGGAATTCATTCTGCAATTAGAAGGAAAAAGAAGAACTATACTCCCTCGACACCAGAATCTGTTTCAGAAAATAAGTTAGGCAGAGATTTTTATGCGGATGCTCCTAATAAAAAGTGGACTACGGATGTGACTGAATTTAAAGTTCCAGGTACAAACAAAAAATTGTATTTGAGCGCAATACTTGATTTATATGACAGATATCCGGTTGCATATGTAATTGGCATACGAAATGACAGTAGGCTTGTGTTTAAAACCTTTGATAAAGCACTGGCTGCCAATCCTGAAGCAAGACCACTCTTTCATAGCGATAGAGGATTCCAATACACTAGTAAAATGTTTCAAAAAAAGCTCAACGAACATGAAATAGAACATTCTATGTCACGTGTTGGGCATTGTATAGATAATGGTCCAACGGAAGGGTTTTGGGGGATTATAAAAACGGAAATGTATCAAATGTACGAGATAACAGATGAGACATCATTAAGATTTGCAATATCAGATTACATTAAATTTTATAGTGAGAAACGACCTCAGGATAGGTATCATTGTAAAACCCCACTAGAAATAAGAACGGAAGCCCTTTCCACCGGACAACCAGTTGAATATTTAATTCCACGTAACAAACGAATTGAGAAATATAAAGAAAAATGGTGTGCATAG
- a CDS encoding helix-turn-helix domain-containing protein, with the protein MSKYSKEIIIKVCEEYLYGNLSEMELCDKYGIHFKNGNSIITDWIPRYLQDGVDAFLPSSGNRNYLSSDKISAVEDYIAGKGSLRTIAARYGIPSKETLRRWVLLYNANRKLRDYNPKREVYMAESRKKTTIEERKKIVDYCINHNHDYKGTASIYGVSYNQVYSWVRKYITQGEEGLTDRRGQHKTDEEVDELERLRRENARLKRQLQEKDMLAELLKKVQDFERM; encoded by the coding sequence ATGTCTAAATATTCAAAAGAAATAATTATAAAAGTATGTGAAGAATACTTATATGGAAACCTTTCAGAAATGGAATTATGTGATAAATATGGCATTCATTTCAAAAATGGCAATTCTATTATCACTGATTGGATTCCAAGATATCTTCAGGATGGAGTTGATGCATTTCTTCCTTCTAGTGGTAACAGAAATTATTTATCATCTGATAAGATTTCGGCGGTTGAAGATTATATTGCTGGAAAAGGTAGTTTAAGAACGATTGCTGCTCGATACGGAATTCCTTCAAAAGAAACACTTAGACGATGGGTTTTATTGTATAATGCTAATAGAAAACTTCGGGATTATAATCCTAAACGGGAGGTTTATATGGCAGAATCAAGAAAAAAAACAACCATTGAAGAACGTAAGAAAATCGTGGATTACTGTATTAATCACAACCACGATTATAAAGGAACAGCAAGTATTTATGGTGTTTCTTATAATCAGGTCTATTCTTGGGTAAGAAAGTATATTACACAAGGTGAAGAAGGATTAACTGATAGGCGAGGACAACATAAAACAGATGAAGAAGTAGATGAATTAGAACGCCTTCGTAGAGAAAATGCTCGCCTAAAAAGACAATTACAAGAAAAGGATATGTTGGCTGAATTATTAAAAAAAGTACAGGATTTCGAAAGGATGTGA